Proteins from a genomic interval of Panthera tigris isolate Pti1 chromosome A2, P.tigris_Pti1_mat1.1, whole genome shotgun sequence:
- the STAP2 gene encoding signal-transducing adaptor protein 2 isoform X2 — translation MGRASQRRQRSFKDPKQDYKKFWAGLQGCTLYFYNSNRDSQHVEKLDLTALVKLTDDPPWGSSRDPGTHFSLVLRNQEIKFKVESLESREMWKGFILTVVELRIPSNLTLLPGHLYMMAEALAKEEARRALEVPSCFLKVSRLEAQLLLERYPECGNLLLRPSGDGTGGVSVTTRQTLNGSSVVRHYKVKHEGSKYVIDVEEPFSCDSLDAVVNYFVTRTKKSLVPFLPDEDYEKVLGYVEADNENGESVWVAREAPAPRAPGPAPPSGGPRQLPPVPVTPVSSQNKLTPLPNEDENYVIPIAHTPAATYVNGDVPSPSRPVIRKPKNVAKVQAKPPKLPKPPVVPKPEPQGLHGGLAKKPAVNSAQAFFPTTGLADLTAELEEKLRRRRALEHSAGHPGDL, via the exons ATGGGGAGGGCCTCCCAGAGAAGGCAACGTTCGTTCAAAGACCCAAAGCAG GATTACAAGAAATTCTGGGCAGGCCTCCAGGGTTGCACTCTCTATTTCTATAATAGCAATCGGGACTCCCAG CACGTGGAGAAGTTAGACCTAACGGCACTTGTGAAGCTCACAGATGACCCACCCTGGGGAAGCTCCCGAGACCCAGGCACCCATTTCAGCCTGGTCCTCCGGAACCAGGAGATCAAGTTCAAG GTAGAGAGCCTGGAGTCTCGGGAGATGTGGAAAGGCTTCATCCTGACGGTGGTGGAG CTCCGCATCCCGTCCAACCTGACCCTGCTGCCCGGACACCTGTACATGATGGCCGAGGCCCTGGCCAAAGAGGAGGCGCGCCGCGCGCTCGAGGTGCCCTC CTGCTTCCTGAAGGTGAGCCGGCTGGAGGCGCAGCTGCTCCTGGAGCGCTACCCCGAGTGCGGGAACCTGCTGCTGCGGCCCAGCGGGGACGGAACGGGCGGCGTGTCGGTCACCACCCGCCAGACGCTCAATGG GTCGTCGGTGGTCCGGCACTACAAGGTGAAGCACGAGGGCTCCAAGTATGTGATCGACGTGGAGGAGCCG TTCTCCTGCGACTCACTCGACGCAGTGGTCAACTATTTCGTGACGCGCACCAAGAAATCGCTGGTGCCCTTCCTGCCAGACGAGGACTATGAGAAGGTGCTAG GCTACGTGGAGGCGGATAACGAGAACGGCGAGAGTGTGTGGGTGGCACGCGAGGCCCCCGCGCCCCGAGCCCCAG GTCCCGCGCCCCCCTCGGGTGGCCCCAGGCAGCTGCCTCCCGTGCCCGTCACACCTGTGTCGAGCCAGAACAAGCTGACCCCACTCCCGAACGAGGACGAGAACTACGTGATCCCCATCGCACACACCCCAGCCGCCACCTACGTGAACGGGGACG TGCCTTCCCCTAGTCGGCCAGTCATCCGGAAGCCCAAGAATGTGGCAAAGGTTCAGGCAAAGCCTCCAAAGCTACCAAAGCCACCCGTTGTGCCCAAGCCAG agcCCCAAGGCCTCCACGGCGGCCTGGCCAAGAAACCGGCGGTCAACTCAGCGCAGGCTTTCTTCCCCACGACAG GCCTGGCGGATTTGACCGCCGAGCTGGAAGAGAAACTGAGGAGGAGACGGGCGCTGGAGCACTCGGCCGGCCACCCTGGGGACCTGTGA
- the STAP2 gene encoding signal-transducing adaptor protein 2 isoform X3 yields MASALSPPRVPKPKGALPSHYYENFLEKKGPCDRDYKKFWAGLQGCTLYFYNSNRDSQHVEKLDLTALVKLTDDPPWGSSRDPGTHFSLVLRNQEIKFKVESLESREMWKGFILTVVELRIPSNLTLLPGHLYMMAEALAKEEARRALEVPSCFLKVSRLEAQLLLERYPECGNLLLRPSGDGTGGVSVTTRQTLNGSSVVRHYKVKHEGSKYVIDVEEPFSCDSLDAVVNYFVTRTKKSLVPFLPDEDYEKVLGPAPPSGGPRQLPPVPVTPVSSQNKLTPLPNEDENYVIPIAHTPAATYVNGDVPSPSRPVIRKPKNVAKVQAKPPKLPKPPVVPKPEPQGLHGGLAKKPAVNSAQAFFPTTGLADLTAELEEKLRRRRALEHSAGHPGDL; encoded by the exons ATGGCCTCAGCCCTAAGCCCACCCCGGGTCCCCAAACCCAAAGGCGCTCTACCTTCACACTACTACGAGAACTTTCTGGAGAAGAAGGGACCCTGTGACCGG GATTACAAGAAATTCTGGGCAGGCCTCCAGGGTTGCACTCTCTATTTCTATAATAGCAATCGGGACTCCCAG CACGTGGAGAAGTTAGACCTAACGGCACTTGTGAAGCTCACAGATGACCCACCCTGGGGAAGCTCCCGAGACCCAGGCACCCATTTCAGCCTGGTCCTCCGGAACCAGGAGATCAAGTTCAAG GTAGAGAGCCTGGAGTCTCGGGAGATGTGGAAAGGCTTCATCCTGACGGTGGTGGAG CTCCGCATCCCGTCCAACCTGACCCTGCTGCCCGGACACCTGTACATGATGGCCGAGGCCCTGGCCAAAGAGGAGGCGCGCCGCGCGCTCGAGGTGCCCTC CTGCTTCCTGAAGGTGAGCCGGCTGGAGGCGCAGCTGCTCCTGGAGCGCTACCCCGAGTGCGGGAACCTGCTGCTGCGGCCCAGCGGGGACGGAACGGGCGGCGTGTCGGTCACCACCCGCCAGACGCTCAATGG GTCGTCGGTGGTCCGGCACTACAAGGTGAAGCACGAGGGCTCCAAGTATGTGATCGACGTGGAGGAGCCG TTCTCCTGCGACTCACTCGACGCAGTGGTCAACTATTTCGTGACGCGCACCAAGAAATCGCTGGTGCCCTTCCTGCCAGACGAGGACTATGAGAAGGTGCTAG GTCCCGCGCCCCCCTCGGGTGGCCCCAGGCAGCTGCCTCCCGTGCCCGTCACACCTGTGTCGAGCCAGAACAAGCTGACCCCACTCCCGAACGAGGACGAGAACTACGTGATCCCCATCGCACACACCCCAGCCGCCACCTACGTGAACGGGGACG TGCCTTCCCCTAGTCGGCCAGTCATCCGGAAGCCCAAGAATGTGGCAAAGGTTCAGGCAAAGCCTCCAAAGCTACCAAAGCCACCCGTTGTGCCCAAGCCAG agcCCCAAGGCCTCCACGGCGGCCTGGCCAAGAAACCGGCGGTCAACTCAGCGCAGGCTTTCTTCCCCACGACAG GCCTGGCGGATTTGACCGCCGAGCTGGAAGAGAAACTGAGGAGGAGACGGGCGCTGGAGCACTCGGCCGGCCACCCTGGGGACCTGTGA
- the STAP2 gene encoding signal-transducing adaptor protein 2 isoform X1, whose protein sequence is MASALSPPRVPKPKGALPSHYYENFLEKKGPCDRDYKKFWAGLQGCTLYFYNSNRDSQHVEKLDLTALVKLTDDPPWGSSRDPGTHFSLVLRNQEIKFKVESLESREMWKGFILTVVELRIPSNLTLLPGHLYMMAEALAKEEARRALEVPSCFLKVSRLEAQLLLERYPECGNLLLRPSGDGTGGVSVTTRQTLNGSSVVRHYKVKHEGSKYVIDVEEPFSCDSLDAVVNYFVTRTKKSLVPFLPDEDYEKVLGYVEADNENGESVWVAREAPAPRAPGPAPPSGGPRQLPPVPVTPVSSQNKLTPLPNEDENYVIPIAHTPAATYVNGDVPSPSRPVIRKPKNVAKVQAKPPKLPKPPVVPKPEPQGLHGGLAKKPAVNSAQAFFPTTGLADLTAELEEKLRRRRALEHSAGHPGDL, encoded by the exons ATGGCCTCAGCCCTAAGCCCACCCCGGGTCCCCAAACCCAAAGGCGCTCTACCTTCACACTACTACGAGAACTTTCTGGAGAAGAAGGGACCCTGTGACCGG GATTACAAGAAATTCTGGGCAGGCCTCCAGGGTTGCACTCTCTATTTCTATAATAGCAATCGGGACTCCCAG CACGTGGAGAAGTTAGACCTAACGGCACTTGTGAAGCTCACAGATGACCCACCCTGGGGAAGCTCCCGAGACCCAGGCACCCATTTCAGCCTGGTCCTCCGGAACCAGGAGATCAAGTTCAAG GTAGAGAGCCTGGAGTCTCGGGAGATGTGGAAAGGCTTCATCCTGACGGTGGTGGAG CTCCGCATCCCGTCCAACCTGACCCTGCTGCCCGGACACCTGTACATGATGGCCGAGGCCCTGGCCAAAGAGGAGGCGCGCCGCGCGCTCGAGGTGCCCTC CTGCTTCCTGAAGGTGAGCCGGCTGGAGGCGCAGCTGCTCCTGGAGCGCTACCCCGAGTGCGGGAACCTGCTGCTGCGGCCCAGCGGGGACGGAACGGGCGGCGTGTCGGTCACCACCCGCCAGACGCTCAATGG GTCGTCGGTGGTCCGGCACTACAAGGTGAAGCACGAGGGCTCCAAGTATGTGATCGACGTGGAGGAGCCG TTCTCCTGCGACTCACTCGACGCAGTGGTCAACTATTTCGTGACGCGCACCAAGAAATCGCTGGTGCCCTTCCTGCCAGACGAGGACTATGAGAAGGTGCTAG GCTACGTGGAGGCGGATAACGAGAACGGCGAGAGTGTGTGGGTGGCACGCGAGGCCCCCGCGCCCCGAGCCCCAG GTCCCGCGCCCCCCTCGGGTGGCCCCAGGCAGCTGCCTCCCGTGCCCGTCACACCTGTGTCGAGCCAGAACAAGCTGACCCCACTCCCGAACGAGGACGAGAACTACGTGATCCCCATCGCACACACCCCAGCCGCCACCTACGTGAACGGGGACG TGCCTTCCCCTAGTCGGCCAGTCATCCGGAAGCCCAAGAATGTGGCAAAGGTTCAGGCAAAGCCTCCAAAGCTACCAAAGCCACCCGTTGTGCCCAAGCCAG agcCCCAAGGCCTCCACGGCGGCCTGGCCAAGAAACCGGCGGTCAACTCAGCGCAGGCTTTCTTCCCCACGACAG GCCTGGCGGATTTGACCGCCGAGCTGGAAGAGAAACTGAGGAGGAGACGGGCGCTGGAGCACTCGGCCGGCCACCCTGGGGACCTGTGA